TTGGATATTTGCTTTTTTAGTTCGTTCTTGTTCTTTATGTTGTAGGACTACAGGTCTGATAGCCACACCTGCTTTTCATGTCATATAGTTTTAAGGTTGCACTGCTAGTTGTTCCTGCTCAAACTTAGGTCTTCTCATGCAAAGAATACACTTTATGTACGAACAAATTCATGGTTTATGCTGGTCTAACAACCTTTGTTGGCTATTTTTTCAGGCTGGCGACTTTGTGAACCGAGATGGTATGTACATTTTCACTAAGTTTGGCTTTTGACCTGCATTTTTCAAGTAGAGATATCAGTTATTTATTAATACCTGTCGTTTCTGATCTTATATCAGTGGCACACAGTTTTTTCGGATTATTATTTAGTGTGATTAAGAAAGTAAATCTCATTTGTGTAATCAACATTTTTCTGATAATAACTTTAAAAGTGTGATAGCCTACTGGGTGGAACTGCATTCATTAGATTCCTGTGGAGGTTTAAGAAAGCATACAGTTGGTTTATGCAGTCAACATTAGAAAATTCTTATATCCTCTGAACAACTTTGTATATTCATCCACTTTCCAGGTACTGGTGGGGAAAGCATATATGCTGGAAAATTTCCAGGTCGGTTTACCATTGCGTTTTTTTTTATCAGCTATCTCTTTTCGTTTACCCCAGCAACATATGAGAAGTCAATTGTGTGTGTGATACTGATATCTCTTTTCTTTTTCGTTCATTGCTTAAACTTGTATCAACAAGTAGACGTTCATTTTGAAGGAATTGCTTTACTGAATATTTGGTGCTTGTCGTCATATTGCTAGATGATATGTTTTTCTTATTCTTTGAAATATGTTGTTGAACTGTAATACCAATTTCTGATGTTATCAGATGAGTCACCAAAACTAAGGCATGACGAGCGTGGTCTTTTATCTATGGATGTTGCTGAACGTGACAAGTTGGGATCACACTTTCATATTACCTTCAGGCCAAATCACCAACTTGATAGGTCTCCTTAACGTCACCTTCCTTTCTTTCTTTTTTTTAGATATCTAATCTATCATTTCAGTAATTGTGGATTTTCGTTTGGCATTGCGTCATTTCTTACTGTTTTATATCTCATCAGGAAAAATGTTGTTTTTGGAAAGCTTATTCAAGGGAAAGAGGTACTAAAGAAAATTGAACGTGTGGGAGACGAGGAAGGCAAACCTACCGTCACGGTGAAAATAATCAGTTGTGGAGAATATTCTGGAGGTAAAAATATTCTATTTTTGGTTACTGCTACATACGTAGTGAGTTTGCAGTCATAACCAATCCTCATCATCGCATGATTTGTCAATGCAGACAAGAAGAAGAATGTTATTGATGATCGAAAAAGGAGCAAGCACAAGAAATCTTCAAGAGAGAGAAGAAAGAAGAGGCGGAGACACTCATCATCTGAGTCTGAAAGCTCCTCAGACTCTGAGACGGATTCCTCAGAATCTGATAGTGAGTCAGATTCGGATTCGTCTTCGGACCTTAGCTCCTCGAGCCATGAAAGGGGGAAGAAGAGAAAGAGAAGTTCGAAGAAAGATAAGCACAGGCGGTCCAAGCGAAGAGATAAGCGCCATGAGAAGAAGCGGAGGATACGTGATAAGAGATCGAAACGCAAATCAAGAAGGTTTGCACGTCTTGTACACTTATTAGGAGAATTAAATCACTAAAATTCTATTTGCCGTACTTATTACTTATTAGGAGAATATTAGTGATTTAATTGGTCTTCACAGTTAACCGGTTTTAACCGCTCGTACGTAATAATGTGTAGCCAACAGTCATTTGCTTGAGGGGGTCTTATCTGTTTTGAGGAGCAACTAGTCTTAAGTATTAACTGGTTGAGTATCATAGTTATTCACTTTGTTCTGCAACCTTTCAGGTCCCCAGACAATCTTATAGGGGAAGAAGGCAACAGCGAAAGTGATGCTAATGCTGATATTGAGGGAAAAACGAGGAAACCCAGAGTCTCGAATAGAACAGGTAATCTCTCTAAAGCTCAGAGTTGAGTTTATGCTTCTATTCACGGCTTACTGCAAACATCAAATTTTCTGATTTTTTGTTCTTTTTGTATGCTTTGTATGTCATTTGATCATAATATTTTCAGTATCGATATGCCTTTAAGCATCGTGTTGATCGTTTTCTTTCCAACTTATATACAGTCAGTTTAATAATTTTTCCTTATAATACTGTTGTTGACTGCAATATTCAAACAGGCAATTCTCCACTAGAGTTTCAAAAAGAAGCTGAATCACTTCACCAGGACAAAAAGGAAGGGCCGGATTTGCTTGACAAGGATGATGATGCATCTGATAGGCAACATGATATTGTTGATGATCATTCTGGCAAATCTAGGTCCAGTTTCTAATCTCTTATAAAACCTCAGTTAAAGTGCTATCTTTCTCTTCTCCCATACGGAATCTTATTTAAAAAAAAAAAAATGATGTGCAGGAGCTGGAGTTTGAGTCCTAAGAGGAAAACAAGTAAGAGTACAAGTATAAGTCCTAGGAGGAGTCCGAGTAAGAGTCCTAGACGGAAAGTGAAGAACTTGACAAACAGAAGAAGCAAGAGCCCAGAAAGTAGCAGGCTTATGAGGAGAAGCCTTAGCAAAAGTGTTAGTAGAAGTCCAGTGCTGATGAAAAGGGGAAAAGATATTAGTAGAAGTCCTTCCAGGAGCATAAGCAGAAGTCCATTGATGAGCCCCAAAAGGGATATTAGCAGAAGTCTTTCGAGGAGTATAAGCAGAAGTCCATTGAGGAGCCCTGTAAGGGATATTGGCAGAAGTCCAGTGAGGGGTAGGAAGGCCAGAAGCCCAAGCAGGAGCCCTGTAAGATCAGCAAGCCTTGGAAGAGGCCCACTTAGAAGAGCAAGATCACCTAGCAGAAGTCCAGATCGGTCTTCTAGAAGAAGCCTGAGCAGGAGTCCCTCTATATCACCTAGGAGATCAGTGAGCAGGAGTCCAGTCCGATCATCTAGGAAGAGTGTGAGCAGGAGTCCGATTCGATCATCCAGGAGAAGTATCAGCAGGAGTCCTGTTAGAGGAGAAAGAAGAAGAAGAATCAGTAGAAGTCCAATTCAGGCGAGGAGAAGAAGTCCTTTTGGCCGTAGAAGAAGTTTGTCAAGAAGCGCTTCTCCTGATGGACGCATCAGGAGAGGAAGAGGATTTAGCCAGAGATACTCTTACGCTCGTAGATTCAGAGCCTCTCCAACTCCTGATCGTTCTCCTTATCGCCTAAGTGATAGGAGTGACCGTGACAGGTGAATATCTCGAACTCTCTTTTCTGTTACATTCACCCACTCACTCTCATGATGGACCATTTTTTTGATAACGTATTCATCTGTAGGTTTCGAAGTCACAGAAGGTACTCTCCGAGACGGTTCAGAAGTCCATTAAGAGCAAGAACACCTCCAAGGTACTTGCATTTATTCTCTTTAAGTCCATTTCACATCTAAAAGCCTCTTTAATAGATAAGTGAGTTTGGTTTTCCAAATAAAATTGGCTGTTGTGATTTAACAACTTGAAACTAATCTCAGGTTAAGAAGAAGAAGAAGCCGCTCTGTATCTTCTGGTCCACGTCATCACCGGCGTTACAGCCGCAGCCCTATTCGTAGCCGTTCACCGTATAGGAAGAGAAGGTCACCGTTTGCTGCAAGCCGCAGCCGTTCACCATATAGCAAGAGAAGATCACCATCTCCTGCTAGCCGCAGTCCAAGTCCGTCAGGATCAAGATCAAGATCAAGATCATACTCAAAATCTCCCATTGGGACAGGGAAAGCAAGATCAGTGTCGAGATCACCATCTAAATCGAGCTCGTCATCCTCTGGTAATAGCTCAGCCGGGAAAGCAAGATTAGTTGCCTATGATTAAACAACCACATATCCTTTTGTTCTGTTGCTCGAGACTAAGAAGCAGTTACTACTGCATTGTCTTGTAAGCGTGTCGTTTGGGATATGTTCTGACTCTCCACCAGCCTTTTTTATAAACTTAAATGTTTGCCGACATTTTTATTTTGTTGGTTTTTCGACCGTAACTTTTAAATTTAACAATTTGAACCTTAATTAATCACAATAGTATTTTCGTCCACCGACGGATGATGGCGAATAAGAGGAAACAGGCTGTTACCAGTGAAACGTGGCTTCTATTTATTAATTTTAATTAAAATCAACAATGATATAATTTGTTTTGTCCTGTCTCTTTCTTTCTTACAATATACTAGCCAGCGCGTCTAGCGAGGAAGCCAACGGCTCAGCTATCTAAAAAACACCGAAACAATAACTAAAGCCGATACACGAGCCGAGCCGATGAATAAGAGATGAAGAGGCTATCGTCACCACTTCCGGTGAAATAATATCCACTCCACTTGTCATCATTATAAAAATAAGGAAAAAAAGAAAGAAACAGCAGATTTGTTAAAACCGAGATCAGACAAAGAGATACAGAAAGAGAGAGTGTGTTAGTGTGAACATCTTCTTTTGAGTTCGAGGGAGGTTTTCGAGATGCCGTATTGAACGGGCCAAAGAATTGAAATTGCAATCTCTCTGTCTCTGTGTATTTGTCGGTGGCTCGTTGACTTCTTCACTCATCAGCGATGGAGGCCAGTTCCGGCTTGGTTGCTGGATCTTACCGGAGAAACGAGCTCGTTCGTATCCGTCACGAATCTGACGGCGGGGTTCGTTTCATTTTAGATCCCATCTAGATTTTTCTTTTTCTTTTCTGTTCTAAATCTCATTCAATGTCGGATCATGGAAACTCAGATTCAGATCTTTAACTGAGATTTCGCTTCTGTTAGTGTGTAGTTGGTTAGTCTATATCTCAAGTTTCTAAAAATAGTAACTTTTCTGCTTCAAGACTCCTATTGCTGTCATAAAGTGATCATTTACCAGATCTATGAATTTTTAAAAACTCATCTTTTTTTTTTTGGTTTTTCTTATCACGGAAACTGTCGGTGGAGTTTGATTCTTGATCTAAGGATCTAACTGTTCAGCTTCTTTTTTTGAATCATTGCCTCTCAAAGTTCAGTACTTTACTTTATTGTAATTTTGATCAGTTAGATCTATTAGATCCGCATGGGGCCCCTTCTTCATTCATTTGTAGATGGTTCTTGTATATAGAAGTATCTGTACTGATCTGTTACATTTAGTTTCTTTTACTCAATAAACTAACAATGGTGCAACGTCGATGGAAACTGCAGTCCAAACCTTTGAAGAATATGGACCGTGAGATATGTCAGATCTGTGGTGACCACGCTGGTCTCACCGAAACTGGAGATCTCTTTGTTGCTTGCAATGAATGTGCTTTCCCTGTGTGTCGTCCTTGCTATGAGTACGAGAGGAAAGATGGAACTCAGTGCTGCCCTCACTGCAAGACTAGATACAGACGACTCAGGGGTCAGTTTCCTCTTTCTTTCTGTATTTAGTATTTGTTGCTGTATGTGCTTAACAACTTCGTTTTTTTGGAATGTTGCAGGGAGTCCTCGTGTTGAAGGAGATGAGGATGAGGATGATGTTGATGATATCGAGAATGAGTTCAGCTACGCCCAGGGAGGAGCTAACAAGCCGAGACGCCGTGAAGAGTTTTCCTCCTCCTCTAGACATGATTCTCAGCCAATTCCTCTTCTCACCCATGGCCATGGGGTAACGACCTACATTTTCGCTTTAGACTATTTGTACTGCTCAAGAATTTCTACATTGTGAATAACCTTAACATCAATAAATAGTTTATGTTGTTAGTTGTGTCTGTTTTCAATAGATCCTTGACCTTTTTTTCTTATACAAACAGGTTTCTGGGGAAATTCGCACGCCTGATACACAATCCGTGCGAACTACATCAGGTCCTTTGGGGCCTGGTGACAGGAACGCCATTTCATCTCCATATATTG
This sequence is a window from Brassica oleracea var. oleracea cultivar TO1000 chromosome C1, BOL, whole genome shotgun sequence. Protein-coding genes within it:
- the LOC106303971 gene encoding peptidyl-prolyl cis-trans isomerase CYP95, with the protein product MAKKKNPQVYMDVCIDGDPAETMVFELFPDVAPKTSENFRALCTGEKGIGPRSGKPLHYKGSFFHRILKGSSAQAGDFVNRDGTGGESIYAGKFPDESPKLRHDERGLLSMDVAERDKLGSHFHITFRPNHQLDRKNVVFGKLIQGKEVLKKIERVGDEEGKPTVTVKIISCGEYSGDKKKNVIDDRKRSKHKKSSRERRKKRRRHSSSESESSSDSETDSSESDSESDSDSSSDLSSSSHERGKKRKRSSKKDKHRRSKRRDKRHEKKRRIRDKRSKRKSRRSPDNLIGEEGNSESDANADIEGKTRKPRVSNRTGNSPLEFQKEAESLHQDKKEGPDLLDKDDDASDRQHDIVDDHSGKSRSWSLSPKRKTSKSTSISPRRSPSKSPRRKVKNLTNRRSKSPESSRLMRRSLSKSVSRSPVLMKRGKDISRSPSRSISRSPLMSPKRDISRSLSRSISRSPLRSPVRDIGRSPVRGRKARSPSRSPVRSASLGRGPLRRARSPSRSPDRSSRRSLSRSPSISPRRSVSRSPVRSSRKSVSRSPIRSSRRSISRSPVRGERRRRISRSPIQARRRSPFGRRRSLSRSASPDGRIRRGRGFSQRYSYARRFRASPTPDRSPYRLSDRSDRDRFRSHRRYSPRRFRSPLRARTPPRLRRRRSRSVSSGPRHHRRYSRSPIRSRSPYRKRRSPFAASRSRSPYSKRRSPSPASRSPSPSGSRSRSRSYSKSPIGTGKARSVSRSPSKSSSSSSGNSSAGKARLVAYD